The Brachyhypopomus gauderio isolate BG-103 chromosome 2, BGAUD_0.2, whole genome shotgun sequence genome contains a region encoding:
- the LOC143485660 gene encoding dihydrofolate reductase, whose product MSGDIVEVTERGAQKKPIRLMAAACRNMGIGMNGHLPWDLPSEFRFFLNTITSVCKPGKKNLIIWGRTSWFSCPENVFPLPNSINVVLSTRLRSVPEHAHYLCEDFDGMIHLASLPPLSSLVETIWILGGAQVYKQALEHPWCDHIYLTNIMADFDCDVFFPNFDGNIFKKQDRFPGVSDEIQEENGIKFQFQVFKKES is encoded by the exons ATGAGCGGTGACATCGTGGAGGTGACAGAGCGAGGTGCTCAGAAGAAACCCATCCGGCTCATGGCGGCGGCGTGCAGAAACATGGGCATAGGGATGAACGGACACCTTCCGTGGGATCTTCC GTCAGAGTTTCGGTTCTTCCTGAATACCATCACATCTGTGTGTAAACCAG GAAAGAAAAACCTTATCATATGGGGGAGGACGAGTTGGTTCTCCTGCCCAGAGAACGTCTTCCCACTGCCAAACAGCATCAATGTGGTCCTCAGCACAAGGCTGAG GTCTGTCCCAGAGCATGCCCACTACCTGTGTGAGGACTTTGATGGGATGATCCATCTGGCCTCACTGCCCCCTCTCAGTAGCCTGGTAGAGACCATCTGGATCTTAGGGGGTGCTCAGGTGTATAAG CAAGCACTGGAACACCCGTGGTGTGACCACATCTACCTCACCAACATCATGGCTGACTTTGACTGTGATGTATTTTTTCCAAATTTTGATGGAAATATTTTTAAGAAGCAAGACAG GTTCCCTGGTGTTTCAGATGAGATTCAAGAAGAAAATGGTATAAAATTTCAGTTTCAAGTGTTCAAGAAAGAGAGCTAA
- the cry1b gene encoding cryptochrome-1b isoform X1 — protein sequence MVNTVHWFRKGLRLHDNPSLRDSIVQADTLRCIYILDPWFAGSSNVGINRWRFLLQCLEDLDASLRKLNSRLFVIRGQPTDVFPRLFKEWKITRLSYEYDSEPFGKERDAAIQKLAREAGVEVTVRISHTLYDLDKIIELNGGLSPLTYKRFQTLISKMDAVEAPAETITADLMGKCSTPVGDDHDERFGVPSLEELGFETEGLPSAMWPGGETEALTRLERHLERKAWVANFERPRMNANSLLASPTGLSPYLRFGCLSCRVFYFKLTDLYRKVKKNSVPPLSLYGQLLWREFFYTAATNNPRFDKMEGNPICVQIPWDRNPQALAKWAEGRTGFPWIDAIMTQLRQEGWIHHLARHAVACFLTRGDLWISWEEGMKVFEELLLDADWSVNAGSWMWLSCSSFFQQFFHCYCPVGFGRRTDPNGDYIRRYLPILRAFPAKYIYDPWNAPESVQKLAKCVIGVHYPKPMVNHAEGSRINIERMKQIYQQLSCYRGLGLLATVPSNSGSNGDGAGGGPGDGAQEASGTAHPTPPSPRKDVAAGNLSGCHSDLQPVIHGQPQTEAGRVGAHRQEPKPHRGRGTVPMKRHSEDASSSNGCKIQKQQ from the exons ATGGTCAACACGGTCCATTGGTTCCGGAAGGGCCTGCGGCTCCACGATAACCCTTCACTTCGGGACTCCATAGTCCAGGCGGACACACTGCGCTGTATTTACATATTGGACCCGTGGTTCGCGGGCTCGTCCAACGTTGGGATAAACAGATGGAG GTTTCTGCTGCAGTGTCTGGAGGACTTGGACGCCAGCCTCCGCAAGCTGAACTCACGCCTGTTTGTCATCAGAGGCCAGCCCACCGATGTCTTTCCCCGCCTCTTCAAG GAGTGGAAGATTACCCGTCTGTCCTACGAGTACGACTCTGAACCTTTCGGCAAGGAGAGGGATGCGGCCATTCAGAAGCTGGCCAGGGAGGCGGGAGTGGAAGTGACCGTCCGGATCTCGCACACACTCTACGATCTGgacaa GATCATTGAGCTGAATGGGGGACTGTCTCCTCTCACCTATAAGCGTTTCCAGACTCTCATCAGCAAAATGGATGCGGTGGAAGCCCCAGCGGAGACCATTACTGCTGACCTGATGGGCAAGTGTAGCACACCTGTGGGCGATGACCACGACGAGCGCTTTGGCGTGCCCTCTCTGGAGGAGCTGG GCTTTGAGACGGAGGGTCTGCCGTCTGCTATGTGGCCCGGCGGAGAGACAGAGGCTCTGACTCGTCTGGAAAGACACCTGGAGAGGAAG GCTTGGGTGGCCAACTTCGAGCGGCCCAGAATGAACGCCAACTCCCTGCTGGCCAGCCCCACGGGCCTGAGTCCATACCTGCGCTTTGGCTGTCTCTCCTGCAGAGTCTTCTACTTCAAACTCACCGACCTGTACAGAaag gtgAAGAAGAACAGTGTCCCGCCCCTGTCGCTGTACGGGCAGCTGCTGTGGCGGGAGTTCTTCTACACCGCCGCCACCAATAACCCACGCTTCGACAAGATGGAGGGGAACCCCATCTGTGTGCAGATCCCCTGGGACCGCAACCCCCAGGCGCTGGCCAAGTGGGCCGAGGGCAGGACGGGCTTCCCCTGGATCGACGCCATCATGACCCAGCTGAGGCAGGAGGGCTGGATCCACCACCTGGCCCGCCACGCCGTGGCCTGCTTCCTGACCCGCGGAGACCTGTGGATCAGCTGGGAGGAGGGCATGAAG GTGTTTGAGGAGCTGCTCCTGGATGCTGACTGGAGCGTGAACGCCGGCAGCTGGATGTGGCTCTCCTGCAGCTCCTTCTTCCAGCAGTTCTTCCACTGCTACTGCCccgtgggcttcggccgccgCACCGACCCCAACGGGGACTACATCAG GCGGTATTTGCCCATATTGAGGGCGTTTCCAGCCAAGTACATCTATGACCCCTGGAACGCCCCTGAGAGTGTGCAGAAGCTTGCTAAGTGTGTCATCGGGGTGCACTACCCCAAGCCCATGGTCAACCACGCTGAGGGCAGCAGAATAAACATTGAGCGCATGAAACAGATCTACCAGCAGCTGTCCTGCTACAGAGGCCTGG GACTTTTGGCCACTGTGCCGTCCAACTCTGGCAGTAATGGGGATGGAGCAGGCGGAGGCCCTGGAGATGGAGCCCAGGAGGCCAGTGGGACAG CACACCCGACACCACCCAGCCCTCGCAAAGACGTGGCAGCAGGCAACTTGTCTGGTTGCCATAGTGACCTTCAACCCGTCATTCATGGCCAGCCACAGACTG AAGCTGGCAGAGTCGGGGCTCACAGGCAGGAACCCAAACCACACAGAG GTAGAGGAACAGTCCCTATGAAGCGCCACAGTGAAGATGCATCTTCAAGCAATGGGTGCAAGATCCAGAAACAACAGTAG
- the cry1b gene encoding cryptochrome-1b isoform X2, giving the protein MVNTVHWFRKGLRLHDNPSLRDSIVQADTLRCIYILDPWFAGSSNVGINRWRFLLQCLEDLDASLRKLNSRLFVIRGQPTDVFPRLFKEWKITRLSYEYDSEPFGKERDAAIQKLAREAGVEVTVRISHTLYDLDKIIELNGGLSPLTYKRFQTLISKMDAVEAPAETITADLMGKCSTPVGDDHDERFGVPSLEELGFETEGLPSAMWPGGETEALTRLERHLERKAWVANFERPRMNANSLLASPTGLSPYLRFGCLSCRVFYFKLTDLYRKVKKNSVPPLSLYGQLLWREFFYTAATNNPRFDKMEGNPICVQIPWDRNPQALAKWAEGRTGFPWIDAIMTQLRQEGWIHHLARHAVACFLTRGDLWISWEEGMKVFEELLLDADWSVNAGSWMWLSCSSFFQQFFHCYCPVGFGRRTDPNGDYIRRYLPILRAFPAKYIYDPWNAPESVQKLAKCVIGVHYPKPMVNHAEGSRINIERMKQIYQQLSCYRGLGLLATVPSNSGSNGDGAGGGPGDGAQEASGTAHPTPPSPRKDVAAGNLSGCHSDLQPVIHGQPQTAGRVGAHRQEPKPHRGRGTVPMKRHSEDASSSNGCKIQKQQ; this is encoded by the exons ATGGTCAACACGGTCCATTGGTTCCGGAAGGGCCTGCGGCTCCACGATAACCCTTCACTTCGGGACTCCATAGTCCAGGCGGACACACTGCGCTGTATTTACATATTGGACCCGTGGTTCGCGGGCTCGTCCAACGTTGGGATAAACAGATGGAG GTTTCTGCTGCAGTGTCTGGAGGACTTGGACGCCAGCCTCCGCAAGCTGAACTCACGCCTGTTTGTCATCAGAGGCCAGCCCACCGATGTCTTTCCCCGCCTCTTCAAG GAGTGGAAGATTACCCGTCTGTCCTACGAGTACGACTCTGAACCTTTCGGCAAGGAGAGGGATGCGGCCATTCAGAAGCTGGCCAGGGAGGCGGGAGTGGAAGTGACCGTCCGGATCTCGCACACACTCTACGATCTGgacaa GATCATTGAGCTGAATGGGGGACTGTCTCCTCTCACCTATAAGCGTTTCCAGACTCTCATCAGCAAAATGGATGCGGTGGAAGCCCCAGCGGAGACCATTACTGCTGACCTGATGGGCAAGTGTAGCACACCTGTGGGCGATGACCACGACGAGCGCTTTGGCGTGCCCTCTCTGGAGGAGCTGG GCTTTGAGACGGAGGGTCTGCCGTCTGCTATGTGGCCCGGCGGAGAGACAGAGGCTCTGACTCGTCTGGAAAGACACCTGGAGAGGAAG GCTTGGGTGGCCAACTTCGAGCGGCCCAGAATGAACGCCAACTCCCTGCTGGCCAGCCCCACGGGCCTGAGTCCATACCTGCGCTTTGGCTGTCTCTCCTGCAGAGTCTTCTACTTCAAACTCACCGACCTGTACAGAaag gtgAAGAAGAACAGTGTCCCGCCCCTGTCGCTGTACGGGCAGCTGCTGTGGCGGGAGTTCTTCTACACCGCCGCCACCAATAACCCACGCTTCGACAAGATGGAGGGGAACCCCATCTGTGTGCAGATCCCCTGGGACCGCAACCCCCAGGCGCTGGCCAAGTGGGCCGAGGGCAGGACGGGCTTCCCCTGGATCGACGCCATCATGACCCAGCTGAGGCAGGAGGGCTGGATCCACCACCTGGCCCGCCACGCCGTGGCCTGCTTCCTGACCCGCGGAGACCTGTGGATCAGCTGGGAGGAGGGCATGAAG GTGTTTGAGGAGCTGCTCCTGGATGCTGACTGGAGCGTGAACGCCGGCAGCTGGATGTGGCTCTCCTGCAGCTCCTTCTTCCAGCAGTTCTTCCACTGCTACTGCCccgtgggcttcggccgccgCACCGACCCCAACGGGGACTACATCAG GCGGTATTTGCCCATATTGAGGGCGTTTCCAGCCAAGTACATCTATGACCCCTGGAACGCCCCTGAGAGTGTGCAGAAGCTTGCTAAGTGTGTCATCGGGGTGCACTACCCCAAGCCCATGGTCAACCACGCTGAGGGCAGCAGAATAAACATTGAGCGCATGAAACAGATCTACCAGCAGCTGTCCTGCTACAGAGGCCTGG GACTTTTGGCCACTGTGCCGTCCAACTCTGGCAGTAATGGGGATGGAGCAGGCGGAGGCCCTGGAGATGGAGCCCAGGAGGCCAGTGGGACAG CACACCCGACACCACCCAGCCCTCGCAAAGACGTGGCAGCAGGCAACTTGTCTGGTTGCCATAGTGACCTTCAACCCGTCATTCATGGCCAGCCACAGACTG CTGGCAGAGTCGGGGCTCACAGGCAGGAACCCAAACCACACAGAG GTAGAGGAACAGTCCCTATGAAGCGCCACAGTGAAGATGCATCTTCAAGCAATGGGTGCAAGATCCAGAAACAACAGTAG